In Horticoccus luteus, the following proteins share a genomic window:
- a CDS encoding DUF2934 domain-containing protein yields the protein MAVSRRQGHRKLPSAAQGPKRHNSPAMRNKKTRTTTRLFTPAATTPRLPTHDEVAARAHSIWVEQGCPHGRHVEHWTEAERQLREPLAQDDLSKQDVMGDSRDADGIMTNRVGERLDDTLAPERRASATSL from the coding sequence ATGGCGGTTTCTCGCAGGCAAGGGCACAGGAAATTACCGAGTGCAGCGCAAGGTCCGAAGCGGCATAATAGCCCCGCTATGAGAAACAAAAAGACTCGCACGACGACACGACTTTTTACTCCTGCGGCGACGACACCGCGTCTTCCGACGCACGATGAGGTTGCGGCACGCGCTCACTCGATCTGGGTGGAGCAGGGTTGCCCACATGGGCGCCATGTCGAACACTGGACGGAAGCGGAGCGGCAACTGCGCGAACCGTTGGCTCAGGATGACCTGAGTAAACAGGACGTCATGGGTGACTCTCGCGACGCTGACGGCATCATGACGAACCGCGTGGGGGAACGTTTGGACGACACGTTGGCACCGGAACGCCGCGCCAGCGCGACGTCTCTTTAA
- the tsaE gene encoding tRNA (adenosine(37)-N6)-threonylcarbamoyltransferase complex ATPase subunit type 1 TsaE: MSDVVAELRRGVATASAEETQAVARRVAEVLPPDVVLALHGDLGVGKTTFVQGLARALGVTHAVTSPTFTIFNLYHGRERTLVHLDAYRLNGAAEMEALMLEDFLRSPWCLAVEWPENVADWLPATAWHLDLGIAGDERHTLRLRH, from the coding sequence ATGAGCGACGTGGTGGCAGAACTTCGGCGCGGGGTCGCGACGGCGTCGGCGGAGGAAACGCAGGCGGTGGCGCGCCGAGTGGCGGAGGTGCTCCCGCCCGATGTCGTGCTGGCGTTGCACGGCGATCTGGGCGTGGGGAAGACGACCTTCGTGCAGGGGCTGGCGCGCGCGCTCGGCGTGACGCACGCAGTGACGAGCCCGACGTTTACGATTTTCAACCTGTATCATGGTCGGGAACGCACGTTGGTGCATCTCGATGCGTATCGGTTAAACGGCGCGGCGGAGATGGAGGCGTTGATGCTGGAGGATTTTTTGCGGTCGCCTTGGTGCCTGGCGGTCGAGTGGCCGGAAAATGTCGCCGACTGGCTGCCGGCGACCGCCTGGCATCTGGACTTGGGCATCGCCGGGGACGAGCGGCATACGTTGCGCCTGCGTCACTAA
- the thiL gene encoding thiamine-phosphate kinase, translated as MDPFAARPDDAVGGLGEERLITAIRRWLGTASPRAPFGIGDDCAVLPAVAGRQLITVDPVIYGRHFDATIAPRSVGAKLLKRNLSDLAAMGGRPTAAVLALTLDAKVSVWWLEGFYRGLAACARRYRVPVVGGDVAQANGVLAASLTLLGTAAAGRTARVISRRGAAIGDWIYVTGTIGGSVASGHHWRFTPRLEEGAWLARRADVRAMMDVSDGLAKDLHALTPRGAEPALQAAALPRRAGASVAAALSEGEDYELALAVARTADRAGLEKAWRRQFRTRLTCIGRFVTVGQRPADAVDLAAFRGYEHLAGGV; from the coding sequence ATGGATCCGTTTGCGGCACGACCGGACGACGCGGTGGGCGGACTGGGCGAGGAGCGGTTGATTACAGCGATCCGGCGCTGGCTCGGGACGGCCTCGCCACGCGCACCGTTTGGCATCGGCGACGACTGCGCGGTGCTGCCGGCCGTGGCGGGCCGGCAGTTGATCACGGTGGACCCGGTGATTTACGGGCGGCATTTTGACGCCACGATCGCGCCGCGGTCAGTCGGAGCGAAATTGTTGAAACGGAATCTAAGCGATCTGGCGGCGATGGGCGGGCGGCCGACGGCGGCGGTGCTGGCGTTGACGCTCGATGCGAAGGTGAGCGTGTGGTGGCTGGAAGGGTTTTATCGCGGACTGGCGGCGTGCGCGCGGCGGTATCGGGTGCCGGTCGTGGGCGGCGACGTGGCGCAGGCGAATGGCGTGCTGGCGGCGAGTCTCACGTTGCTGGGGACGGCGGCGGCGGGGCGGACGGCGCGGGTGATCTCGCGCCGCGGCGCAGCGATCGGCGACTGGATTTATGTGACCGGCACGATCGGTGGCAGCGTGGCGAGCGGGCATCACTGGCGGTTTACGCCGCGGTTGGAGGAAGGCGCCTGGCTGGCGCGACGCGCGGACGTGCGGGCGATGATGGATGTGAGCGATGGGCTGGCGAAGGACCTGCATGCGTTGACGCCGCGGGGTGCGGAACCGGCGTTGCAGGCGGCGGCGCTGCCGCGGCGGGCGGGTGCGTCGGTCGCGGCGGCGTTGAGCGAAGGGGAGGATTATGAACTCGCCCTGGCGGTGGCGCGAACGGCGGACCGAGCGGGTTTGGAAAAGGCGTGGCGCCGGCAATTCCGCACGCGGTTGACGTGCATCGGGCGTTTCGTGACGGTCGGCCAACGACCTGCGGACGCGGTGGATCTGGCGGCGTTTCGGGGTTACGAGCACCTGGCCGGAGGCGTATGA
- a CDS encoding CPBP family intramembrane glutamic endopeptidase, whose protein sequence is MFSSSARLAVFALEGIFFLAGVVLLWWQGLSAAGRAAPRPLGAWRISKVDFLLFAWLAITAALVAQLAAGALVTHAALTDTQKMLIAGGALHFGLIGGLVLFRLRLDRDAARWRLDAAAWRAGATTFLIVLPVVAVVSLLWQNLLLALGVPIEEQDIVDMFAHADSPGLLIAMTLLATVVAPVGEELLFRAGLFRYLRTRVPRWGALLLPAVLFGALHVNLATFMPLVALGVVFSLAYERTDNAAVTMIAHGLFNLNTVLLVLAGVSK, encoded by the coding sequence ATGTTTTCGTCCTCCGCCCGCCTTGCCGTCTTCGCCTTGGAAGGAATCTTTTTCCTGGCCGGCGTCGTCCTGCTGTGGTGGCAGGGGCTGAGTGCGGCGGGTCGGGCGGCGCCGCGACCGCTGGGGGCGTGGCGGATTTCCAAAGTGGATTTTCTACTTTTCGCGTGGCTCGCGATCACCGCGGCGCTGGTCGCGCAACTGGCCGCGGGTGCGCTGGTCACGCATGCCGCGCTGACGGACACGCAAAAAATGCTGATCGCCGGCGGCGCATTACATTTCGGTTTGATCGGGGGATTGGTTCTTTTCCGTCTTCGGCTTGATCGCGATGCGGCGCGATGGCGGCTGGATGCCGCGGCGTGGCGGGCGGGAGCGACGACGTTTCTGATCGTGCTGCCGGTCGTGGCGGTGGTGTCTTTGCTCTGGCAGAATCTGTTGCTGGCGCTGGGCGTGCCGATCGAGGAGCAGGACATCGTCGATATGTTTGCGCATGCGGATTCGCCGGGGCTTTTGATCGCGATGACGTTGCTGGCGACCGTGGTGGCGCCGGTGGGTGAGGAGCTGTTGTTTCGGGCGGGACTGTTTCGTTATCTGCGCACGCGGGTGCCTCGCTGGGGGGCGTTGCTGCTGCCGGCGGTGCTGTTTGGCGCGCTGCATGTGAACCTCGCGACGTTCATGCCGCTGGTCGCGCTGGGCGTCGTGTTTTCGCTCGCGTATGAGCGCACGGACAATGCGGCGGTGACGATGATCGCGCACGGGTTGTTCAATCTCAACACGGTGCTGCTCGTGCTGGCGGGCGTGAGCAAGTGA
- a CDS encoding type II toxin-antitoxin system HicA family toxin yields MASLLSSAQVVEILLAHGFAFVSQKGSHIKYRDAAGHTVIVPAGRRELPRGTLASIIRQSGLPRELFN; encoded by the coding sequence ATGGCTAGCCTGCTCAGCTCCGCGCAAGTCGTCGAAATCCTGCTCGCGCATGGCTTCGCGTTCGTGTCGCAGAAAGGCAGTCACATCAAATACCGCGACGCGGCCGGGCACACGGTGATCGTGCCGGCCGGACGGCGCGAGCTCCCGCGCGGCACGCTCGCTTCGATCATCCGCCAGAGCGGCCTGCCGCGGGAGCTGTTCAACTGA
- a CDS encoding type II toxin-antitoxin system HicB family antitoxin, translating to MRTIKFCIYKEPPYYVAQCLNVDVSSFGETVEEAIASLKEAVELYFENSPAAEYQQIDEVLVGEGVVHG from the coding sequence ATGCGTACCATCAAGTTTTGCATCTACAAGGAGCCGCCGTACTACGTGGCACAGTGCCTCAACGTCGACGTGTCGAGCTTCGGCGAGACGGTGGAGGAGGCGATTGCGAGCCTGAAGGAGGCGGTGGAACTCTACTTCGAGAACAGCCCGGCGGCGGAATACCAGCAGATCGACGAGGTGCTCGTCGGTGAAGGCGTCGTGCATGGCTAG
- a CDS encoding integrase core domain-containing protein: protein MEEINRFVILAQSGRFTVSDLCEQFGISRKTGYKHLVRYAASGLAGLQPRSHRPHTFPQRTDAAVEALILAERRQHRTWGPKKLQAVLELKHGIERPPACSTIAELLRRHGLSVRRRRRPGAFAASNDGLTVPTQPNHVWTVDFKGWFMLGNQQRCDPLTVCDRYSHYVLACDARPNQQFKGTRHAFRGLMRHHGLPEIIRCDLGAPFASIGLGRLSSLSVWWIEQGIEVEFTRPGSPQDNGSHERMHRDLKAEATQPASPNFAAQQRRFDRWQHTYNHERPHEALDQRPPAEFYRPSARRLGENDKPLVYPAHQQVKVVSDSGHVAHEGRNYYMGDAFAGKRVGLEHSDTGQTEVYFANVHLGHLAYDAEGGRFHPTAYVKPARPAPHPHQPPAAAVRAGREQAPSPAPLP from the coding sequence ATGGAAGAGATCAATCGATTTGTCATTCTGGCGCAGAGCGGCCGTTTTACGGTGAGCGATCTGTGCGAACAGTTCGGCATCAGCCGGAAGACGGGCTACAAGCATTTGGTGCGCTACGCGGCGTCGGGCCTGGCTGGCCTGCAGCCGCGCAGCCATCGGCCGCACACGTTTCCGCAGCGCACCGACGCGGCCGTTGAGGCGCTGATCCTCGCCGAACGCCGTCAACACCGCACGTGGGGACCGAAGAAGCTGCAGGCGGTGCTCGAGTTGAAGCATGGGATCGAGCGCCCGCCGGCGTGCAGCACGATCGCCGAGTTGCTGCGGCGGCACGGGTTGAGCGTGCGCCGCCGACGCCGTCCCGGCGCCTTTGCCGCGAGCAACGACGGCCTGACCGTCCCGACCCAGCCCAATCACGTCTGGACGGTGGACTTCAAGGGCTGGTTCATGTTGGGCAACCAGCAGCGCTGCGATCCGCTGACCGTCTGCGATCGCTACAGCCATTACGTGTTGGCGTGCGACGCGCGGCCCAACCAGCAGTTCAAAGGCACGCGGCACGCGTTTCGCGGGCTGATGCGGCACCATGGGCTGCCGGAGATCATTCGCTGCGATCTGGGCGCGCCGTTCGCCTCCATCGGCCTGGGGCGGCTGTCCAGCCTGAGCGTGTGGTGGATCGAGCAGGGCATCGAAGTGGAGTTCACGCGGCCGGGTTCGCCGCAGGACAACGGTTCGCACGAGCGCATGCACCGCGATCTGAAGGCGGAGGCGACGCAGCCCGCCTCGCCCAACTTCGCGGCCCAACAGCGTCGTTTCGATCGCTGGCAGCACACCTACAACCACGAGCGGCCCCACGAGGCGCTCGACCAGCGCCCGCCCGCCGAGTTTTACCGCCCCAGCGCCCGGCGACTGGGCGAGAACGACAAACCTCTGGTCTATCCGGCCCACCAACAAGTCAAAGTCGTCTCCGACTCCGGCCATGTCGCGCACGAAGGTCGCAACTACTACATGGGCGATGCGTTTGCCGGCAAGCGGGTCGGCTTGGAACACAGCGACACGGGCCAGACCGAAGTGTATTTCGCCAACGTACATCTGGGCCATCTCGCCTACGACGCCGAGGGCGGTCGCTTTCACCCCACCGCCTACGTCAAACCGGCCCGGCCCGCGCCCCATCCCCACCAGCCGCCTGCGGCGGCCGTCAGAGCGGGGAGGGAGCAAGCACCCTCCCCAGCACCCCTCCCTTAA
- a CDS encoding dihydroorotase, translated as MPSLWIANARVIDPAARRDEVGDVFIKNGRFVASLSAAERKAAKKIDGAGLVACPGLVDIHVHFREPGQTHKETIATGSRAAAAGGFTTVVCMPNTSPPADNAGTIQFINDAIRRDAVVRVLPTGCITVGMKGQALAPIGSLKRAGVAAITDDGDCVQSNELMRRACEYARMFDLPIMDHCQDHSMTQGAVMNEGAMSTRLGLRGWPHAAEDLIVSRNVILSTYTGAHIHLQHISSRLSVEIIRRAKSRGVKITAEATPHHLALTDAALGTYDTNFKMNPPLREEEDRQALIAGLREGVLDCIGTDHAPHTDYEKDKEFDFAPNGIIGLETALAVSLGVLVRENKFKLAHLVDLMTRRPAEILGLPAGTLAVGAEADVCLFDPKETWAYDAKAGFSKSSNSPWHGRTLTGRVKKTIVGGRVVFDGRKIV; from the coding sequence ATGCCCAGCCTCTGGATCGCCAACGCCCGCGTGATCGACCCCGCCGCCCGACGGGACGAAGTCGGCGATGTGTTCATCAAAAACGGCCGCTTCGTCGCGTCGTTGTCCGCCGCGGAGCGCAAAGCCGCGAAGAAAATCGACGGCGCGGGCCTTGTGGCGTGTCCGGGGCTGGTGGACATCCACGTGCATTTCCGCGAGCCGGGGCAGACGCACAAGGAAACGATCGCGACGGGTTCGCGCGCGGCGGCGGCGGGCGGTTTTACGACGGTGGTGTGCATGCCGAACACCTCGCCACCGGCGGACAACGCGGGCACGATCCAATTCATCAACGACGCGATCCGGCGCGATGCGGTGGTGCGGGTGCTGCCGACGGGTTGCATCACGGTGGGCATGAAAGGGCAGGCGCTGGCGCCGATCGGGTCGTTGAAACGCGCGGGTGTGGCGGCGATCACCGACGACGGGGATTGCGTGCAGAGCAACGAGCTCATGCGGCGCGCGTGTGAATACGCACGGATGTTTGACCTGCCGATCATGGATCATTGTCAGGATCACTCCATGACGCAGGGCGCGGTGATGAACGAGGGCGCGATGTCGACCCGGCTCGGCCTGCGCGGCTGGCCGCATGCGGCGGAAGACCTGATCGTTTCGCGCAATGTGATCCTTTCGACTTACACCGGGGCGCACATTCACCTGCAGCACATTTCGTCGCGGCTCTCGGTGGAAATCATCCGGCGGGCGAAATCGCGGGGCGTGAAGATCACGGCGGAGGCGACGCCACATCATCTGGCGCTGACGGATGCCGCGCTCGGCACCTACGACACGAATTTCAAGATGAACCCGCCGTTGCGCGAGGAGGAGGACCGGCAGGCGTTGATCGCGGGTTTGCGCGAAGGTGTTCTCGATTGCATCGGCACCGACCACGCGCCGCACACCGATTACGAGAAGGATAAGGAATTCGATTTCGCGCCCAATGGCATCATCGGACTGGAGACGGCGCTCGCCGTTTCGCTCGGCGTGTTGGTGCGGGAGAACAAATTCAAGCTGGCGCACTTGGTCGATCTGATGACGCGGCGGCCGGCGGAGATTCTCGGGTTGCCGGCGGGGACGCTGGCGGTCGGCGCGGAGGCGGATGTCTGTCTTTTCGATCCGAAAGAGACGTGGGCCTACGATGCGAAGGCGGGCTTCAGCAAGTCGAGCAACTCACCGTGGCACGGCCGGACGCTGACGGGACGCGTGAAGAAAACGATTGTCGGTGGGCGGGTGGTTTTTGACGGGCGGAAGATCGTTTGA
- a CDS encoding aspartate carbamoyltransferase catalytic subunit produces the protein MTWNRRHLLTIEELSLAEIEQVHATAAAFKTILKRSVKKVPALRGKTIVNLFLEPSTRTRMAFDMAAKRLSADVISFDAASSSTTKGETLRDTAENIQALNADMIVIRHAAAGSPLFLSKILDIPVVNAGDGAHEHPTQGLLDTFTMKERLGAMKGRKVVILGDILFSRVARSNIHALTKMGANVTLVGPSTLVPQWFTELGVAVSHDLKSALADAEVVMLLRIQHERQASSHFPSLGEYTSMFGLNKTRASWLNPKAIIMHPGPINRGVEIDSELADGERSVILEQVSNGLAVRMAALYLCAGGQPEHVTVVE, from the coding sequence ATGACCTGGAACCGACGCCATCTGCTCACGATCGAGGAACTCTCGCTGGCCGAGATTGAACAGGTCCACGCGACGGCGGCGGCGTTCAAGACCATCTTGAAACGCAGTGTGAAAAAAGTGCCGGCGCTGCGGGGCAAGACGATCGTCAACCTGTTTCTCGAACCGAGCACGCGCACGCGCATGGCGTTCGACATGGCGGCGAAACGGTTGAGTGCGGACGTGATTTCATTCGACGCGGCGAGTTCGTCGACGACGAAGGGCGAAACGTTGCGCGATACGGCGGAAAACATCCAGGCGCTCAACGCGGATATGATCGTCATCCGCCACGCGGCGGCGGGCTCGCCGCTGTTTCTCTCGAAGATCCTCGATATCCCGGTGGTCAACGCCGGCGATGGCGCGCACGAGCATCCGACGCAGGGGCTGCTGGACACGTTCACGATGAAGGAGCGACTCGGCGCGATGAAGGGCCGCAAGGTCGTGATCCTCGGCGATATTTTGTTCAGCCGCGTGGCGCGCTCGAACATCCACGCGTTGACCAAAATGGGCGCCAATGTGACGCTCGTCGGCCCGTCGACGCTGGTGCCGCAGTGGTTCACGGAGCTCGGCGTGGCGGTGTCGCACGATTTGAAATCGGCGCTGGCGGACGCGGAAGTGGTGATGCTGTTGCGCATCCAGCACGAGCGGCAGGCGAGCAGCCATTTTCCGTCGCTCGGCGAATACACGAGCATGTTTGGTCTGAACAAGACGCGCGCCTCGTGGCTGAATCCGAAGGCGATCATCATGCATCCCGGGCCGATCAACCGCGGCGTCGAAATCGACAGCGAACTCGCCGATGGCGAACGCAGCGTGATCCTCGAGCAGGTGAGCAACGGCCTCGCGGTCCGCATGGCCGCGCTTTATCTGTGTGCCGGCGGCCAGCCGGAGCACGTCACCGTCGTCGAATAA
- the pyrR gene encoding bifunctional pyr operon transcriptional regulator/uracil phosphoribosyltransferase PyrR gives MGTPKTIGSGQLHAAIERLAEGILARHARPAELILLGIANGGIELARRLGRRIGAKRVGTIDISFHRDDIGRNPIPKEFVPTQIPGDVDGATVILVDDVLFSGRTVKAALDELFDHGRPAKVELAVLADRGGRMLPLAADYTGLEIDVAAEEKVSVTLDPADSDRDGLRVAPAKKTAAANQS, from the coding sequence GTGGGCACGCCGAAAACCATTGGATCCGGGCAACTGCACGCTGCGATTGAGCGGCTGGCCGAAGGCATTTTGGCCCGCCACGCGCGGCCGGCGGAGTTGATTCTGCTCGGGATCGCCAATGGCGGGATTGAACTGGCGCGGCGGCTCGGCCGGCGGATCGGCGCGAAACGCGTGGGCACGATCGATATTTCGTTTCACCGCGACGACATTGGCCGCAACCCGATTCCGAAGGAGTTCGTGCCGACGCAAATCCCGGGAGACGTGGACGGAGCGACGGTGATTCTCGTCGACGACGTGTTGTTTTCCGGTCGCACGGTGAAGGCGGCGCTCGACGAATTGTTCGACCACGGCCGGCCGGCGAAGGTGGAGCTCGCGGTGCTCGCCGATCGCGGCGGACGCATGCTGCCGCTGGCGGCGGATTACACCGGCCTCGAAATTGACGTCGCCGCAGAGGAGAAAGTCAGCGTGACGCTGGACCCGGCGGACTCCGACCGCGATGGGTTGCGCGTGGCGCCGGCGAAGAAAACCGCGGCGGCGAATCAGAGCTAG
- a CDS encoding alkaline phosphatase family protein, producing the protein MLLAGVFSASAGTKEAPPPALVVVISIDQFRHDYLERFAPYFGREGFRRLQEQGADFVDCHFRHSITYTGPGHAVMLTGVHANVGGIIANEWLEGEEMTRVNCVEDRSVSIIGQAAGDDAPAAVTAAKGRSPAHLLADTVGDELKMARANRPRVIGVSNKDRAAILMSGKLADAAYWMEGGRVVSSTYYGPKLPAWLVAFNAEGRVEKYFNRVWDRALPEKDYALQDVDDMAGESDGLGLTRVFPHRITGGADRITPAFYSAFNTSPFSLEFLTDLAVATLRNEQLGQRGTTDVLTVSYSATDYVGHAYGPDSQEMMDMVVRLDGQLARLLAAVDQQVGLAHCTIVLTADHGAAPTPEHIHAISPHFDAGRFDGGKMTGAAEQALIAQFGPAPADGHWVVRDGLSLRLVAATLRARHVAANEAQRVAAEAVAALPFVQAVYTRTQLERGEVHDELGARMLLSFNAARSGDVLMQPKPFWIDKTPAGTTHGSPYNYDTHVPMLWFGVGVKPGRYVERVGVDDIAPTLARILGVPAPPRAEGRVLF; encoded by the coding sequence ATGCTGCTCGCCGGGGTTTTCTCCGCGAGCGCCGGGACAAAGGAGGCGCCGCCCCCTGCGCTCGTGGTGGTCATCAGTATCGACCAGTTCCGCCACGATTACCTGGAGCGTTTCGCGCCGTATTTCGGCCGGGAAGGTTTTCGCCGGTTGCAGGAGCAGGGCGCGGATTTCGTCGATTGTCATTTCCGGCATTCGATTACGTATACGGGACCGGGCCACGCGGTGATGTTGACCGGCGTGCATGCGAACGTCGGAGGAATCATCGCCAACGAGTGGTTGGAAGGAGAGGAGATGACGCGGGTGAACTGCGTCGAGGATCGCAGCGTGAGCATCATCGGGCAGGCGGCCGGAGACGACGCGCCGGCCGCGGTGACGGCGGCGAAAGGCCGTTCGCCGGCGCATCTGCTCGCCGACACGGTGGGCGACGAATTGAAGATGGCGCGGGCGAACCGGCCGCGCGTCATCGGCGTGTCCAACAAGGATCGCGCGGCGATTTTGATGAGCGGGAAACTGGCCGACGCGGCGTATTGGATGGAGGGAGGCCGCGTGGTGAGTTCGACATATTACGGCCCCAAGCTGCCGGCGTGGCTGGTGGCGTTTAATGCGGAAGGGCGCGTGGAAAAATATTTCAACCGCGTCTGGGACCGGGCGCTGCCGGAAAAAGATTATGCGCTGCAGGACGTGGACGATATGGCGGGAGAATCGGACGGGTTGGGGCTGACGCGGGTGTTTCCGCATCGCATCACAGGCGGCGCTGACCGGATTACGCCGGCGTTTTACAGCGCGTTCAACACGTCGCCGTTCAGTCTGGAGTTTTTAACGGATCTGGCGGTCGCGACGCTGCGCAACGAGCAACTCGGGCAACGCGGCACGACCGATGTGCTCACGGTCAGTTATTCGGCGACGGACTACGTCGGCCATGCTTACGGGCCGGACAGCCAGGAGATGATGGATATGGTGGTGCGGCTGGACGGTCAGTTGGCGCGGCTGCTGGCGGCGGTGGACCAGCAGGTGGGGCTCGCGCATTGCACGATCGTGTTGACGGCGGACCACGGAGCGGCGCCAACGCCGGAGCACATTCACGCGATCTCACCGCATTTCGACGCGGGGCGTTTTGACGGCGGAAAGATGACGGGGGCGGCGGAACAGGCGTTGATCGCGCAATTCGGACCGGCGCCGGCGGACGGTCATTGGGTGGTGCGGGACGGCCTGTCGTTGCGGTTGGTGGCGGCGACGTTGAGAGCGCGTCATGTGGCGGCGAACGAGGCGCAACGCGTGGCGGCGGAGGCGGTGGCGGCGCTGCCGTTCGTGCAGGCCGTTTACACGCGGACGCAACTCGAACGCGGGGAAGTGCACGATGAACTCGGCGCGCGGATGCTCCTGAGTTTCAACGCGGCGCGCAGCGGTGATGTGTTGATGCAGCCGAAGCCATTTTGGATCGACAAGACGCCGGCGGGGACGACTCACGGCTCGCCTTACAATTACGATACGCACGTGCCGATGCTGTGGTTCGGCGTCGGGGTGAAACCGGGCCGCTACGTGGAGCGCGTGGGCGTCGACGACATCGCACCGACGCTTGCGCGGATTCTGGGCGTCCCGGCGCCGCCGCGGGCGGAGGGGCGCGTGCTGTTTTGA
- the hflX gene encoding GTPase HflX has product MADFLESKSTNLQRAFLIGVQTSDMPDGEGTELLAELRELVENLGITVTRAVLVNLRSPTPATLLGSGKTTELIDLAHEDEADVIVIDETLSPAQQRNWEKQSEIAVIDRQEVILEVFADRAHTREAVLQVALARMEYSLPRLTRAWTHLSRQRGKGSLGGEGETQLEQDRRIVRDRITRLKAELIEVRQQRDVQRRRRLRVPVPTAAIVGYTNAGKSSLLNALTGAHVLAENKLFATLDPTTRQLLLRGNQKLLVTDTVGFIRRLPHGLVEAFKATLEEVVVADFLIHVLDLTNPNFAKHHATTLAVLDELGATGKTILTVFNKDDAATDALRSQARGLAPDALFVSAKTGAGLPALEDHCVELIANTLASTELLVPHERYDVIARLHSLGDVQEQEHRDDGVYLRGRFPATQAGLFGPFVLAPKR; this is encoded by the coding sequence ATGGCCGATTTTCTCGAATCCAAGTCCACCAACCTCCAGCGCGCCTTCCTCATCGGCGTGCAAACGTCCGACATGCCCGATGGCGAAGGCACCGAACTCCTCGCCGAATTGCGCGAGTTGGTGGAGAACCTCGGGATCACCGTCACCCGCGCGGTCCTCGTCAACCTTCGCTCGCCCACCCCCGCGACACTCCTCGGCTCCGGTAAAACCACCGAACTCATCGACCTCGCGCACGAGGACGAAGCCGATGTCATCGTCATCGACGAAACGCTTTCCCCCGCGCAGCAGCGCAACTGGGAGAAACAGTCCGAGATCGCCGTCATCGACCGCCAGGAAGTCATTCTCGAGGTCTTCGCCGACCGCGCGCACACCCGGGAAGCCGTGTTGCAGGTCGCGCTCGCGCGCATGGAATACTCCCTGCCCCGCCTCACCCGCGCGTGGACCCATCTTTCCCGCCAACGCGGCAAGGGTTCCCTCGGCGGCGAAGGCGAGACGCAGCTTGAGCAGGATCGCCGCATCGTGCGCGATCGCATCACGCGGCTCAAAGCCGAGCTGATCGAAGTGCGCCAGCAACGCGACGTGCAGCGCCGCCGCCGCTTGCGGGTGCCCGTGCCCACCGCCGCGATCGTCGGCTACACCAATGCCGGCAAATCCTCCCTCCTCAACGCCCTCACCGGCGCGCACGTTCTCGCCGAAAACAAGCTCTTCGCCACGCTCGATCCCACGACGCGCCAACTCCTGCTCCGCGGCAACCAGAAGCTCCTCGTCACCGACACCGTCGGTTTCATTCGCCGCCTCCCGCACGGTTTGGTCGAAGCGTTCAAAGCCACGCTCGAAGAGGTCGTCGTCGCCGATTTCCTGATCCACGTGCTCGACCTCACGAATCCGAATTTCGCGAAACATCACGCCACCACGCTCGCCGTCCTCGACGAGCTCGGCGCGACCGGCAAGACCATCCTCACCGTCTTCAACAAAGACGACGCCGCCACCGATGCCTTGCGCAGCCAGGCCCGCGGCCTTGCGCCCGACGCCCTCTTCGTCAGCGCCAAAACCGGCGCCGGCCTTCCCGCCCTCGAAGATCACTGCGTTGAACTGATCGCCAACACCCTCGCCTCAACTGAACTCCTCGTGCCGCACGAACGCTACGATGTCATCGCTCGTCTGCATTCGCTGGGCGACGTGCAGGAGCAGGAACACCGCGACGACGGCGTTTACCTGCGCGGGCGCTTTCCCGCCACGCAGGCCGGCCTCTTCGGCCCCTTCGTGCTCGCGCCGAAGCGCTGA
- a CDS encoding Dabb family protein codes for MLVHTVYFWLKSDLTAAQREAFAAALASLRGIPMEAFYTGRPAALPARPVVDATFDHAITCVFADIAAHNVYQTHPLHLAFLAQCKTWWTRVQIYDAN; via the coding sequence ATGCTCGTGCACACCGTTTACTTCTGGCTGAAGTCCGACTTAACCGCGGCGCAACGCGAGGCGTTTGCCGCCGCGCTGGCGAGCCTTCGCGGCATCCCCATGGAGGCGTTTTATACCGGCCGGCCTGCGGCGTTACCGGCGCGCCCGGTGGTGGACGCCACGTTCGACCATGCGATCACGTGCGTTTTTGCGGATATCGCGGCGCACAATGTTTATCAAACGCATCCGCTGCACCTCGCGTTTCTCGCGCAGTGCAAAACGTGGTGGACGCGGGTGCAGATCTACGACGCGAACTGA